In a genomic window of Melitaea cinxia chromosome 25, ilMelCinx1.1, whole genome shotgun sequence:
- the LOC123665892 gene encoding piggyBac transposable element-derived protein 4-like translates to MASARRSYRLDSKEILDALVNDVDSDIEEDPEIQIEEVIQDLQEVVSVQDEVNDDADMSENVSEPDQGRSRGRSRPTLRGRTRSRGGRVRSGARSTTRCRGGRHATTSIREMDEGNGWSYQAAEQPPENPVFQEISRVLAPIDENSSLFDCFSIFFPDSFWNLLKTETNRYAAQMKAKQTRQGILKPGTMLYIWKPVTKQELKTFFSIVIHMTLVQKESFDSYWSTREIIETSFARKHMNRNRFRAIYSCLHLNDNSNYKPRNDPEYDAFFKLRPYFNELCFLCENSFYPNENLTIDEGTCGFRGRVHFRVYNKDKPDKYGMKVYMLCDAETGYILRMVPYVGDSKSVETIITELSEPYFGKWHTIYMDRFFTSPTIADLLWLKKTRTVGTVMANRRGLPQDWRQQSLEKDEMAFCHRGNLTACKWRDKRDVLILTTKHGASWTEVDAKVKGVGVTKKVKPDCILDYDHYKIGVDLNDQYVSYYSLNRKSMKWWKKMFFNLVARSLVNAYILYNKSREQRRRLRFSQFLMDCGEQLVETASDAEAGPSRGPHAVGTSTRLVGRHFMERIPSSEKKDKVARVCKVSACKEPPRRCDDLAQEIYALFKSSSKRQ, encoded by the exons ATGGCTTCCGCTCGGCGCAGTTACCGGCTCGATTCTAAAGAAATTCTTGATGCTTTGGTAAATGATGTTGACTCAGACATTGAGGAAGACCCGGAAATTCAAATTGAag AGGTAATTCAAGACTTACAAGAGGTGGTATCGGTCCAAGATGAAGTAAATGATGATGCTGACATGTCAGAAAACGTATCTGAACCAGACCAGGGACGGAGCCGGGGTCGCTCGAGACCTACACTTCGTGGCAGAACGAGATCGCGCGGCGGACGCGTTCGGTCAGGAGCGCGCTCGACCACCCGCTGTCGCGGCGGCAGACATGCAACAACTTCTATCAGGGAAATGGATGAAGGTAATGGATGGTCATACCAAGCAGCGGAGCAGCCGCCAGAAAATCCAGTATTTCAAGAAATATCTCGCGTATTAGCTCCGATTGATGAAAATTCGTCACTGTTCGATtgtttctcaattttttttcctgATTCTTTTTGGAACTTGCTCAAGACTGAAACAAATCGTTATGCAGCTCAAATGAAGGCTAAACAAACGCGACAAGGTATCCTGAAACCTGGCACTATGCTTTATATATGGAAACCTGTCACGAAACAGgaactaaaaacttttttttccatAGTGATTCATATGACACTCGTTCAAAAAGAAAGTTTCGATTCTTACTGGTCAACTCGTGAAATAATAGAAACTTCATTTGCCAGAAAGCACATGAATAGGAACCGATTCAGAGCTATTTACAGCTGTCTTCATTTGAACGACAACTCAAATTATAAACCACGTAATGATCCCGAATACGATGCTTTTTTCAAACTCCGACCGTATTTCAATGAACTGTGTTTTCTGTGTGAGAACAGTTTTTATCCCAACGAAAACTTGACGATCGATGAGGGCACTTGTGGATTTAGGGGTCGAGTGCACTTCAGAGTTTACAATAAAGATAAGCCCGATAAATACGGTATGAAAGTGTACATGCTTTGTGACGCGGAAACGGGCTACATACTACGCATGGTTCCCTATGTCGGCGACTCGAAATCTGTCGAGACTATTATCACGGAATTGAGTGAACCATATTTTGGTAAATGGCACACCATTTATATGGATCGTTTTTTTACGAGTCCGACAATTGCAGACTTACTTTGGCTGAAGAAAACTCGCACTGTCGGCACAGTGATGGCAAATCGTCGTGGTCTGCCACAGGATTGGCGACAACAATCTTTGGAAAAAGATGAAATGGCTTTTTGTCACCGCGGAAATCTAACTGCCTGTAAATGGAGAGATAAGCGTGATGTACTTATACTCACGACGAAACATGGAGCTAGCTGGACAGAGGTGGATGCAAAAGTCAAAGGTGTGGGCGTAACCAAAAAGGTGAAACCAGACTGCATCCTCGACTATGACCATTATAAAATTGGCGTAGATCTCAATGACCAATATGTGTCCTATTATTCGTTAAATAGAAAAAGTATGAAATGgtggaaaaaaatgtttttcaatttAGTAGCGCGTTCTCTGGTAAACGCttacattttatacaataaatccAGAGAACAACGACGCCGCCTGCGATTCTCGCAGTTTCTGATGGACTGTGGTGAACAGCTGGTGGAAACTGCATCAGATGCTGAAGCAGGACCCTCCCGTGGTCCACATGCTGTCGGGACTAGCACGAGGCTCGTCGGCAGGCACTTCATGGAGAGGATTCCAAGCTCGGAAAAGAAAGATAAAGTCGCACGAGTTTGCAAAGTGT CAGCTTGTAAAGAACCACCTAGAAGATGCGACGATTTAGCTCAAGAAATATACGCTTTATTCAAAAGTAGTTCTAAGAGACAGTAA